The window ttttatttaatgatttgACAATACAATGGGAGATAGGGATTTGAACCTTGGTTCTCCTAACAAAGGAGAGCAAGCTATGCCActaagctacaaggctcttggtaaTCATAACAATGTATTTATTGTATTAAGTTTTAGTTTTCAAAGTTTAGTTAATCTGGTTTATATTCACTGCATTTACTGGGTATACCAACATATTTAATCGTATGCCAATTCTTTCAGCATCATCATCTATTACTTTTGCAACTCAATCATGACTTAAATAGACAATTTGTATGTATTACAAGATATAAACTaataaacattataacaaacAAAACTTCCAATATGACAATGCAGATTGGCATAGTAAGTTTCTGGTCAAAAAACCTAATGATGAACTCACAAAAGTTAAGcttacttaaaaaagaaactatCCTGCACCCTATTGTAATATATCTATTAAGTTTTCTCATATTGGCTTGAAACCAAGCTCAAAGAAGCTGTTATATTCCACTAGCATCTTCACACGCACTATGCATGTgtacacagttttttttttttttttttcaaataaaaaatataatattattaagtCTTAATCACAAGTAGTTATAGTTTATGTATAAAACATGTGTCCTGATTTTGTGgaagttaaattttttacatttacttttttatttgttttattctatctttttattttaagaatgtGGCTTTTTAATGTGTGCAGAGTATATTTGGGGCTTGTTAGTGGGAGTAGAATTTCATGGACAGtttttaatttctcaatttacCAGTATGTCCTTAATATGGTTATTTTTTGGAAGAATACAAAAATGGACACTAAAGCGTTCTAttccaactatatatatatatatatatatatgaccttAGAGAAACGAGGGGGGGAAAGGGATTACTACCtgactagtattttttttaaaaagagagagaaactaaaTAGAAATAGCAATTAATGCTATTGTGTCCAAATTGTTGGTCCcgtattccattttgggatgtcccaaaagtTTGTCCTCTCTAAAAAGTTAATAGATAAATTTCCTAACTTATCCTTTATTTGAAAAGTAAATGCCATTCTTTCACTTAAGTTTGGATTAATGAGGATAGTTTTGGTAATTTGTAAGACAACATTAAAAAGGCGTTCCctcaaaaaatttgattttctaaaCAAGACCAACAATATGGTTGGGGCAGTTTGGGGTCGAGGAGACAAGGCTTTGGAGGAGGATGATAGCTATGAAATTTGGGAAAGAGAGGGGGGGATGGACTTCCCAAGTTGGGTAGGGGTTCACATGGTTGTGATCTTTGGAAAAACATTAGAATGGGTTGGGAAACCTTTAGTCATTGTACTGGGTTTGTGAATGGGATGGAGAATTGGGTGCGATTTTGGCATGACTGTTGGTGTGGTGACCATCCACTTAAAGCGGTCTTCCCGGTTTTGTATGAGAAGTTGGGATGTGAGGTTCCTTCGTGAGGCTTTTGTAGAGTCATCTTTGGTGAGGCAGGGTGTGGGGGAGAGGAGTTGGGATGTGAGGTTCCTTCGTGATTTTAATGATTGGTAGGTGGCATTAGTAATTGAGTTTCTCGAAATTTTGGAGACTAACACCCTTCAACAAAGAGTGGGGAATGTATGAGGTGGAAGTTGAAAAAGAATGGGGACTTCCATATCTATTCTTATTATAATAAGCTTAGAGGTTCTTATTCTGTCATCATCCAATGGAAAGGCATTTAGGGGGTTAAGGCACCTAGACGGGTTTccttctttgtttggattgcAGCATGGGGAAAAATACTCACTTGTGATAATTTGAGGAGAAGAGGATTTTCTATtgtggattggtgttatatgtgtcAGTATATTGGGGAGACTGTGGATCATCTAATGATTCACGGCAAGAGGGCTTATCTATCGTGGAGCTTTGTTGTTAGAACATTTGCAGTCTCTTGGGTTTTACAAGGAAGGGTGATAGACCTGCTATTTGGAtggaggaattggttggggaagtaCTTGTgtgatatttggaatttgaaaggattgtgtttgatgtggtgcatttggagggAGTGTAATAATTGTACATTTAAAGATGTGGAGAGTTTGGGGAATCAACTCCTTGCCTCGTTTATGGGCTCTctgtttgattggtctcgggcttggggactcacatctagtgattCCCTTCCGATGTTTATAGATTTGCTTCttccttgttcttttttttttttttttgggggggggggggggaaattacactttgcccacctgtgatttgCTCGAAAAACAATTTACCTACCTGTGGTTTAAAAAATGGCACTTTACCCACCTATGATCCTATCTGTTAACAGTTTGTTGCCCACCTGTGGCCTTGCCATTACTCTAACACAATTTAACTTAAAAACATATTGGCAAGTGAATCAAACACACTGAAAAGCCAATATCATTACTGAAAAGCTTTGAGCACTTTGCAGTTTCTGTTGTACAAAGAGAAGCTAACATAGTAGAGGCTTCGATTTTGTTGATTGGTGCATTTTGTGCTGTTGTAATGGGGAGTCGGCGAATCATTTGCTTCTCCATTGTGATAAAGCTTATCTGTTGTGGAGCTTGGTTTTTAGATcctttgggatttcttgggtcttgccaaGATCGGTTGCAGATATGCTTTtcggttggtggaattggtttaGAAAGCACTCATCTGGCGTTTGGAATCTAGCTCCGTTGTGcctaatgtggtgtatttggagggagcgtAATTGGCGTACTTTTGAGGATAGGGACAATTCCGATGACCAATTGCTCGCTTATTTTAGTGgctctctttttgattggtctagggcttggggactcacctctagtgattctatCCCTATGTTCCTTAGTTCTCTTCTCTGTAATTAATTTGCTCTTTGTTGTCtccgtttgttttcttgttttttttctttttcttctctctttttgtttgtttccttctcTGTATTCTCTGTTCTGCCTTGTGTTTTCATGAGGTAGCttcttaatatatatctttcttacttatcaaaaaaaaatagtagctTCATATGTCATATGTATTCTAGTTAAtctttgattgaatttttttatgtgaactATTGGACAGAGCAGTTCCAATATAAAAAGCTCCGATTCATATTCAATCTTTAAAagattctctacaaattcatattcaattttttttaagcattgATTTTAAACAAAGTCCTTCTCATTTCCTTTACCTTCTCTTCCTTTATCTAACCCCACCTAAACCAAGTTCTCTGGTTTTAGAACTTACCCACAtaatgaaacccaaaaaactaatttttaaaccccaacatttttaattttatacccAGGATTCTTggggtttctttcttttcccttcaTTTTGAGGTctgttttctcttttgtttatcTAATTGTTGGTATTCACAGTTTGATTTCTCTGTAGGAAACTTTCTCTTCTTCTGGGTACATGTTTCCCAGATCTGGGTTCGTGTCCTAACTTCTGCTTTTATCAATATCCTTTGAGTTGTCCTCATTCTCTTTTAATTTCTTCATCGTCACAGTCGGACTAcaattagttttttcttttccacttTCTTTGCCTTTCTTTCCTAACAGTTTCCAGAGCTTGAATCAGGCTTCCCAAGCATGTATCAGCTTCACCTTCCTCAGTCTTGGGCATCAATTTCTGCAATTTCTAACACAGAATTCAATAGAAACAACATGGAAAATTACCATCAATTtcttcaatttcaaaaaaagaaaaaattaaaaaccctaggTTAGAGAACATACTTGGAATTTCACTCCAGAGGGGTATTCCTCAAACTCTGTCACAAGGGTTTTGATCAGAATGGTAATCGAAAGTGATTATGGAAATTTCACTTGATGATCTTCATGGAGTGGCTGAATCCAACAAGAGAGAGTGAAGAGTGTGGCATCAGGTTTCTTTCTCTTGGTTTTAGTGTGTTTGATTCACTTTCTAAAATGTTTTTAAGTTAAATTGTGTTGAGTAACGGCAAGGCCACAGGTGGGTAACGGACTGTTAACAAATAGGACCACAAGTGGGTAAAGTgccattttttaaaccatagtgggcaaagtgtaatttcccttcttcttttttttcctttttattgtaCATCTTTGCTTCTTTGTGATCTTTTCTCATGAAGTGGTCTTTTTTCATTGACATTGAACATATAAAAGATATATGGGATGGAGGTAGTAAAATATTTCTTGACATTGAACATATGTTAGATGCACCTATCATAGTGATATGTGTTCCCACTGGTGATCAAAACAATCCAGTTAAAAGGGCTCTTTGATATTATTGATGTGTCAAATATTGGCTCAAACAGTTTGAAATAACTTGTTGGCTTAGATTGTATCCTAGATTTGGGAGTTTTCTCAACAAGCAGTGTTTTGTACCATGAAAAATTAAAGTAGGGTTCTACTGTCTTGGAGAGGAAAATTTTCAAGGTTTTATTGTCTTGACTGATTGATGATTTGTTGTATCAGCTAAaagtatattgaaaatttttcttccagCATGCAGTCGCCAATTTTGGTTAACAGAGGATGGGTTCCTCGTAGTTGGAAAGAAAAGTCTTTGGAAGATTTACAATCCAGCGAACTTCCTTCCAGTACAGCAACCCCATCTGTCAAAGATAGCGAAAGCAGCTCTTGGTGGAGAATTTGGTCTAAGAAGCCCAAAAATATTGAGGTTTGTTTTGGTAGTTACTTGATGCCTTGTTCAGGTGGGGCATATCAAAGATACAATCTAAATTTTTGCAACTTACAGGTCAATGCCCCTGCTGTCATTCCTTCAGAAGTTGTTGGAGTAGTTCGTGGGAGTGAGAAGCCTAGCATATTTGTTCCAGCAAATGATCCAAGCTCCTGTCAGTGGTTCTATGTTGATGTTCCTGCATTGGCTCATGCTGCTGGACTTCCTGAGAATACTGTCTACATTGAAGACATAAACGAAAATATCAATCCAAGTAACCCATACCCGATTCCAAAAGATGCTAATACCTTGATTCGCAGCTCAGTAATGCCACAGGACCATCTTAATTATACATTCACATGGTATGCTTTTGCATCTTTAGATACACCAAATTTCGGATGCACTTGCAATCCCCTTCTGAAAATACTGGTTTGCTGTTACTGCATTCATAATCATTCTTTATTCATTTATGCCTTGATCTCAGTTTATATTGTTCATGATTGTTCCAAGAATGGAAGGAGTTCATCTTCCAATTGTTATGTTTGTTTACCATTTTGTGGACCTATATATAGGCCAGCAGTGCCACTATGATATTTCCCTGGTCAATTGGgaaataatcaaattaatttgattagttAATTTTAACATATGATGAAAACTGGTCAACAAATTGTTAGTGAAAAGAACAATCTGTTCTGTGAAAGGTTCATACTAAGTTATGCTAGTTGCATGTTAAGCAGCTACCAACTTACCATAAACTTCTCAAAGCCATAGATGATTCAAAGCTTTCATATACGTATTCTGGAAAGGGTAAAATGCTTACTCCGTTCTGTGTATATCTATATTTAAAGAAGGCATAATTTAGATATTTGTTTTAAGTTCTATGGAAACATCTTTATGTAAAGCAGAAGCTAGTGTTACTACAAACATCGTTTCTGTCAATCAAACTATCAAAATGTTTTGATCACTGTAAATCAATGGAAGAAAAACATGCttgtgggttttggttgatGTGGGAGGCACAAATCCCAAAATgtattttagcattttattGCACTCTTCTACGTGCTAGTTGTTtacttaattatataatatgttGAAGATATGAAATCCACACATATTTCCTCAAGCAACAGGCCAACAGAATTATAAGATAATTCTCTCACAAGGTTGAGAAATTCTGGGACATACTACACTACCTTTTCTGATGTCATGTTTTATTCTGCTCAGGTACTCTCTATCTGCTGCTGTCACGTTTATGGCTTACAAAAGATTAAGGCCCAAAAAGAGTCGGAGATAGCATTTTCTCATCAGTGGTAACTTTTACCAATCATTGTTCTTCCTCTAGATCTCATCCATGAATTTGATTTAGGAGAACATGGGGAAGTTAAATCCACTTCCCATCAATACTGTCCTTTTGAAGAATTTTACTGTCTTCATCAAAATCAGCAGAATTTTAACTGTTGACAATATTATCTTTTTCATAAGGTCTTAGTTGACAGGAAAATGTTTTGTGGATCAGCTGCTTTCATCATTAAATAAGCTTACATGAGGGCAGTCGAGTCGATGgaaaataatgttttattttctgttttgatATAGTGAAAAGTCTCTCTTACAAATCTTGCATAGAAGCTGTTTTTCTCtaccttttctttgtttggtgtgACATGATGTACTTTCCAATTTAACCGAGGATTCCATTGGCCCTATATAGAGATAAATTGTGATTAAAGTAGTCTAACAATATGGAATTAGACTTCATTGCGTGGAAAGGTGTACAATTATGAAGTTAGCTTATGAAGTTATAttgtacctctctctctctctctctctctctctctctctctgtgtgcaGAAATCATCTATATcaccttgtagctcaattggcaccACTTGGTGACTTCAACGAAGTAAAGCTACTACATCcataacaatttcacaacaaatcctaagttgCAAGCTGATATTGGTGgataaaaaaagtgatgttagtagtGGCTCTATATtataaccaataaaaatttgctactttggatttttttttttttttttttttttaagttgtgaaaatattgtgtacatAGCAttacactttcaacaaaaatatccaAGGTTCAAATGTCTCCAACTCATTGTAAATAGCGAAacatgttttgaatttaaaaagtggagaagagaggaaaaaatgtGGGATGGGAGAGGGGTGTGTTTTGAAATTGATTATCCTTTCTAAAAGCTGAGAAGGATTACAAACAAAGAAGGCCAGCATGAACCACTTGGCACATTCTCGGTAGAGTGAATAGATTTTGCCTCTTTTAAGTGGCACAAGGGGGTGGAGCTGAGGTCTAGATTGTTGTAGCTCCATTTCGTGTGATAGTCCCTGCCCTGCAATGATCAAAGTATAAGTAATGTTGagcaattttggaaaaaattgtgGAGTGAGTGGGTTAGTAACAAAAACTTAATGTAATTTGGTAAAGTGGACAATATATACTCTCAAACCCGAACTGTGAATAATGGGGGCCTGAAACGGTCAAACTCGCTTTTTTGAATTGTCGCCTTGGAGGACTGGTGTTTCAGTTGTCCACAATGTTGTGGTAAATAACTTGTTGAACCGTCTTCATGAACTTGATATTGAAGCTTTTTATGCCATCGCTTGGATCCTCTGGTGTTTGGGAAATTAGGCCGAAGTTGAATAACAAAGACCATGTCCAAATAGACTTGGTTGAGATTTTGTTGCTTATGCCATGGAATACATGGAAATTACACTCATCTGTTAAGTTCGTTGACCTAAGAATCTAGAGCATTGATCTTGCAATATTTGCAAAAGAATTCATGTTTCAGTTTCTTGGTTAGAAGTTTTCCCCATTATTCATAGCATCTTGTCGCTCCTGATGTATAATCTTAATGTTTCTATAATAAATTTTCTATCAGTGATAACTAAAAAATGGAGAGTTGGAGTTGATGTAATTTTTGTTTGACCTCTtctacaaatatataaaatctcacaatattttcataacaaactGAAATATTTTCCAACTAtgactcaaaataaataaaaataaataaaaaataaaaaataaaaaccttgaaccCACTACAACTCAAAACAAGCCTATTGAGCAAAtgttataagattttgttatgacTAAAAACTTTcccattttttaatattatctggtacttttttattttactagaTTTCTAATGAAGTGtcactcaaaaattaataatgacGCAAAAGATATGGATAAAATATAAGCAACTCATCATCtttaaacaaatcaaaacttTCTCATCTTTGAGTAACTTCTAAGCTAGACTCAACCCTAACACAACTCTATTGATACAACCCAATTTTGACATGTTTTGACACTAGAAATTTACCAACAAATTTATGAACCATGacaatttaatgtttttttttttttttttaattaggagATTTGACTTCACTTATACTTCATTCATattttatatacacacatatatataataaatcaaGAATATTTTGGAAGGAATAAACATTTTCTGTAAGGCTCTTATGAATAAATCAaacattttctaattttcaCCTTATAATGGTTGGACTTTGCTGGGTTTTTAAGCAGCATCATTTTTCTTCTAGAATTATGACTCTGTATGGAGGAAAAATGGCATTTGCCCTTGATTTacttgaattaaaaaagaagttaacATGTGTTAGGAGTCAAAAAACGTGTGTCAGGAGGAATAGTCTCATCACTAAGTGGTCTTGTCTAATAACTCTAGTCTTGGCGTATGGGTTACAGTCTTGCCACTtgcgttttttgaaaaaaaaagatatttaaaaagttaaaaaataaaaaaagatgccGTATGGGTTAGTCACTGTGTCTTGCGGAATAAGAAAATAAACTGGAATAAAATGGAACAAACTTCTTAGATTTGCACTAAAGTAAAATTGGGGAAATTTTTCAGATTTGtgtgtgaaaataaaataaaataaatacttttaTTGGATGATATGTATAAGAAATCTGTGCTTTGAACTTTGACTGGAATAAAATGTCAAGGAAGACTATCAAAAACTTATCTTGACACATTTGCTAGTTTGGATGATATGTCATTTTCAAAAAGCAAACTGCTTCCAGCCAGAATCTCTCTATGATTATAAAAGCTGCTGCCAGCAGCAGCCGGAACCTCTCTATGATTATAAATGGGGAGTTGTTCTTTCTTGACGGGAGACGGGGGTGAGATCTGTCTCTCAAAACCAGCAAGTCTAATACCTTTGAATCATTTTCACTCTTCTTTCATCCATCATAAAAAATCTTCACTTTCATTAACTTGAATATTTCTCATGCCTTTGGCAGCACAATTAAAACCCCAGCAGTTCCCTAACATCACAGTTAACATTATCTATCATTGGCATGCACCACCAAAGTTATGTTCTCCCCCTCTAACTCACTTACCTTCTCTTCCTTACATTTTGGATTCATCTCATTAGCTGTAATTAATGTTTATCATGTTTATTTAGTTGAACTGTGAAGCCTTATGTTATTGTGTAATAGAATTTATATGCAACTATGTTAATCTCACTTGTTACTGGAGACTTCTTATTTGGCTAGGATAAATAGTTATTTTGTTGTTTCTGAACATATAATCTTAGTCTGGCTAAgctctttatattattttgctaTTCCTGTTACTTTGCTATTGAAACATATTTACTTGAATTCATTTGAGCAAAGTTGATTACAACTACTAAATACCTTTGTTCTAGCTTTACTGGAACTTTGCTTGAgtttcatttaaaatgttatttaaactTTGTAAAGAATGTCGCAAAAATCTCAATTTTGCTAAACACGTTGATCCTATTTTGCTAGCATCACTAGATGTACATTCATTTGATTGCTCTTATCTTTTGACATGGTTTAATTTGGCACTAATGTAAACATTTACATATCAAGCTCTAATATCCTCTTGACTACTTCGCAACTAACCTTAATGCTATTGTATTGTTGCTTAATGCTTTATGTTACAACTATTCTATATTTCTTGTTTCATACCACTTGTCaatcacattatttttattgttcaagGGAAAGCACAACAGTAGCGGCCAATGGGTGACCCTATTGGCATAAATTCCGTACTCAACTCCTACCCTCAAGATCGATTCTAACTCTCAACGTATCAAAGCATGACATGTGTTCAAGCAACAAAAATCATCTCAAACACCTATTATCTAAATGGATTAGATGGACCTCCCCAAatcaacttttataaaaataagcCAAAGGGAACCTAGGCATGGCTGAAGTTGGT of the Quercus robur chromosome 10, dhQueRobu3.1, whole genome shotgun sequence genome contains:
- the LOC126702627 gene encoding surfeit locus protein 1 encodes the protein MAISRKLCELSRNGGTLKRKWVPLPTQPHKLSSCFCSSSSSSSSSSSTISSIPEAQSQDHGNESSRSRLSKWLLFLPGAFTFGLGTWQILRRQDKIKMLEYRQNRLKMEPLMLNNVSPSNGKLDSLEFRRIRCKGVFDEKRSVYVGPRSRSISGVTENGYYVITPLLPIPNNTESMQSPILVNRGWVPRSWKEKSLEDLQSSELPSSTATPSVKDSESSSWWRIWSKKPKNIEVNAPAVIPSEVVGVVRGSEKPSIFVPANDPSSCQWFYVDVPALAHAAGLPENTVYIEDINENINPSNPYPIPKDANTLIRSSVMPQDHLNYTFTWYSLSAAVTFMAYKRLRPKKSRR